The sequence AAGTGTGCATGCCGACGTAGGCATTTCTGATTTATTATCATGTTTTGTGAGCGGTAAGATATTTAACCCTTATATGTTTGActcttgtaaaaaaatataagatttaatggagatttatttgtgttataaaaaaaatatatttaacaatcaaaacaaaataaataactaaaataaattattttaaaaaaaaaaatttgggtaaattttttgattgGAGACCAAactatgactttttttttttttattttaacacccaaactttaatttaaattaaaatagttatttaaatttaattttatttgactGGGCGGTCATCAGAAAGAatctagtttatttttttatgatctaattatgaaaattatctGTCAACAAATGAGATAGAATTGCCAACTTGATAAACAAGGTGTCATGTATGtcctaacaaaaaaattttagcattgacatcattaaaaaaaacgaAATCTCTTCGATGACCACATggtaaaataaatttgaaattcgatgattattttgattcaaattgaaatttagaagaaaaaaaaaataagaaaatgctATATTATGGTGCCATGCCACAAAATCAAAATAGCTTCATTTATAGGAataactattattatatatgttttgcgtttatataaataatattccCTCGGATTCTTTTTACTTatctattttaactaatttatatgaattaaaaaaattggttaaaatttgttagtaatctaaaatttataaaaaaaaaatatattaattttttaagattacttttatttaaaatataatttaataaaatttgtagTTAAATATGAGTAATTCAAAGTTGTAGAAatacatttaatataaaaagtaaatttaagaaaataatatataatgttttataaattttctaaatataccttaaaacaattaaaaaaatttaaaattgaacaaataaaaaaacacattgactaataaatttctaatttaataataattatttattttttatattttatttgtatgtatatataattatttaaatttttaatttgacacaatgtaaattattattatattaaacttTGTCACAATATGTATtaatacattatatatttttattcaacgctatataagtaaaaatataaattatcttCACATAGAGGTAAAAAGAAACaaccacactaaaaaaaaaaaataataatcatcaaacttgcaaacaaatgcaaacaaatagtattaaaatagctttttttaaaaaaaataattcgaATATTAAGTACATTATAATGAACGTGGCATGAACCTTTAAGAGAAATTATTACAAATTCTTGATTAtctttattaaacaataaattacataaaacgTGTGATACTAATGAATgtagaaaaataagataatttttttttttatcttcatactacttcaaaaattgaaatgattttggaaataaaagaataataatgtaTTTTACTGAATTATAAACTTTTCAAAAGCTTTATAaccaaatttctttttcttttaaagcaaaaatatcaaaatgaacaatattattcaattaaaaaagaaatttaagaagaaaaaaaaaaagcatatcaATATCTCTTGCTAGATTTCTCTCCGGCGAGTGGTTGTGCAATCAGCCCAAGTTGgagtttaattaaataaataaataatatatatatatataattaaaattatatatatttatgaaaaccGTGTAAAAATTCCACGCATGACGCATGAAGTTCCATGACAAATATCTAGGACGGGTGTTCACGAGACAATGACCAACTAACGAAAACGACATCTCAGCCGTTCGATGACGCGACAAAGTCCACGTGTCAGCATCCAAGTGAATGGATGTGTTTGGTCGGCACGCTCTAAAACGACCTAACGTTATCGCCACGTGGCAAGCCGCCAAGTCAGCCACGCATCACTGTAGTCACTTTCACTGCCGGCCTTGTgttccttttttaaaattattgtttattactTGACAGTCCCTAGAAGTTTTCCATCTTtctttgttatcctttttttttcttgcttaatTACgtttaattccttttttttttttaatgtttcattttaaaaaatatagactTGATGGTGATTTAGCACCGTCCCATGTGGATATACCCTTTCCCCAtccaaaaattattttgaaatttcttttttatttttatatttatttgtattttttttgtttgatagattagtagtttatctattttaataaaaaaattttttttattgataaaagtttttattataataaaaattctaaatagtGAAAAGAGCTTTACAACTTAATCCATGTTctatgtatataataaaattaagttataaattatttttataattacttaataatcATAAACACTCACATagcacaaaattaaaattaagacaGACAACTGCATCTCTACTTATaacaaattatcaaaaattagagaaaaaaacgAATTGGTGAAATCACTTTTTACAGTGAACTTACATACAATAATCCCTCCAAATTAATGTTTGAACTAAAAAAGATGGATTGATGTTTGAACTAAAATTAATAActtacatataataaaatatttttgttttctttttttcgttTATGGATTGCACATCCAGTGGACTCATGTTTTAGTTTATTGTGTCATTTGTATTcgtacttatttttattttaataaattcatgatttatctattttataaaaaaaacctccAATGAGTAGAAAAATCAGAGGGACTCATATAAACAATTTAGCAAAATGTCAGGGACTTTCCAATAGTTATCCCTTATAATAAACTCCATCAACCCCCATCTATTGAGGCCTCTCTAGACACTTGAGGTGAAGAACAACCCAACTTCttcatcctctctctctctctctctctctctctctctctctctctctctgtgtgtgtgtgtgtgtgtgtgtgtcttctttcttgtgtcttgatctctAATGGAGTACTACTGGTGGGATAGAGTGGTGATCTTGCCAGTGAGGAGAGTTTGGCTGGCCATGGCAACAAGGCTGGGAATCAGGAAAACTGGTAATTATAACTTATAATGAAATccttttatattctatatatatatatatatagaatataaaaggATTTCATTATAagtttcatcatcttcatatgtattttcatatatatatatatatatatatatatttagagtcTAATTAATggagtgatatatatatataggactgGGGAAATTAAGGCAACAAGTGAGGAGTTGTGAGTATGAGGATGTGAGAATCATGTGGGAGTTGTTGAGCAAGCCTGAGaggaagaagcagaagaagaacaagaagaagaagaaaagcatgATTAGTAGTACAGGTAGTGCTTTGGTGGCATTTCACTGGGCTCCTTATAACCTTTGCAGGAGCTTCTGATTCattttgcatttaaaaaaaagtttaatttcaGTATTATGGTACTGTTGTAGATACCATTGGGTCTTTCCAGAGAAgtattcatgcatgcatgcatgcattgttGTTTAAACAAGCAGCAGCTTTGGATCTCTCTGGTTACTTGTTATTCTACTACTGTTACTACTATGTGTTTAATGGAATAAATTTTgctgtgtgtgtgtatgtatctATAGAGAGagcatggaaataaaaaaactttgatgagtataattcaattcttcttattcttcttcttcttttctcataTGTTTACTGTGATTAATggattaaatattatattgttcCTTGTGTGTAAAtacacagagagagagaaagagagagagagagagagagactttgTTGGAAGtgtacatgtgtgtgtgtgcacttaatttcttgttattttgattCCTCACTCACTCCAAAACTATGTAATTTGGTTCATCATTTTAATGAAGTTTGCAGggttcaaacaaaataaaaggaaaaaagaaaagataagaaaatagaaaaaaaaaaaaaaacttttatatatatatagatatagatagatagatagatagatagattcACTGTTCCactttttcaagaaaaaaagatagtttCATTGTTACATCAAAAACAGATGTGGTCTATttgtaaggaaaaaaaaaaccatcaaaatcaTATAAGTGTTGGATAGAGATCATTGACTGCTTCTTGAACTTCTTCTACTGTGTTGTTTAATTATTGTGATTAATTTGTGGAAATAAACTAAACATTAATTCCCTTTTTTGCATCATGTATTCTAATGAAAAATCGAGAGAACGTTAATAGCTTCAATTCTTCTACTATGTTTACTGTGATTAATTAATCATGGAATAAATCATGCTTAATTTCTCTAAGCTTATTTACAGATAAAAaggaagtatatatatataaatagaagtTATAAAGCATTCTTTGATGGAATAAATTCCATTATTGCATCATGCTTTGTACTAAACTCTTGTTGATGAGAAAAGTAGAGCAAGATTGGCTTTCGCTTTAAACTCAAGCAAAGGAGCATATGCCATTCAACTTTAGTGCTTTTCTATCTTTATTCTTGTTCTAACTTTAATGCTTTTATTAATATcctcaaaagaaacaaaagcatgTGCTTAGTTTggctaattaatttcttcttcaacTCAACTGTATTATGCTATAGATTAATTACTTGGTTTACatcttattgatctttttcttgATAATTAGTAATTACTACTAATTAGACTCTATTAATTCCATGTGTTTCAAGACAATTAATGCATCTTGGCttgttcttctccatctttgacTAGGGAATCATTCAAGatataaaaaagttatattaatatatatataacttaaatagaactagatattttattttgtaattatatttaCTAACTTGGATGAATCACATTCCATGAGCTGCTTTCTTTTATAATATGATTCTAACTAACTAAAACCAAACATATTTGGCTTTTGGTTCTAATTAATTGTGGGGGAGTTGATGATCAAGTGCAgctgttttgttttcttattgcttGTAAGTTTGTAAGGGAATCTTTTATTCACTATATAATTATGTAATGAGGCAATTCATTGAATTTTCTAAGTATGAGAACTTTGtggttttcttttattcactgtataattatctaattaatgTTTGATTAGTCAAACCcatgcattaattttttttaaataaaatagataaatcatgaatttattaaaataggaACCCATGCATGGATTTCACCACATGTTTTTTAAGGTATTTCACACCTATgcgatatttatttttgtctcattattttgaagtttttattttattttatatgcttAAATCAATACCTTTCAGTAATTGATATATTATGCACATtgtcaaaaaattatttctattgcCTTAATTTCCATTTGtatcaatt comes from Dioscorea cayenensis subsp. rotundata cultivar TDr96_F1 chromosome 15, TDr96_F1_v2_PseudoChromosome.rev07_lg8_w22 25.fasta, whole genome shotgun sequence and encodes:
- the LOC120277881 gene encoding uncharacterized protein LOC120277881 → MEYYWWDRVVILPVRRVWLAMATRLGIRKTGLGKLRQQVRSCEYEDVRIMWELLSKPERKKQKKNKKKKKSMISSTGSALVAFHWAPYNLCRSF